From Bradysia coprophila strain Holo2 unplaced genomic scaffold, BU_Bcop_v1 contig_324, whole genome shotgun sequence, the proteins below share one genomic window:
- the LOC119079604 gene encoding uncharacterized protein LOC119079604 has protein sequence MSSETETESNHNKMQLACPWINSSLFEELLRKDFPASDIIVHDYRLKPALARGENYASQMIRAEVNYSMNGENKQIRFIIKAALAKDALKQLSDEMKGIFYTEIAMYNDVLTKVHDLLKASGEKISFYGRCYASSRENAYLIFEDLTDRGFRNVDRRIGLDISHCKLVLSTLAKYHAATAVLVEKEPSLKKHFDQHGTVTGSDFIRKLVSNFLIAQAEFCKKQPGLEKLAEKFNIVKDTIYDRIAASCARDDNDLNVILHGDVWSNNIMFKYGDNGEVEDTVLVDFQICYYGPPVLDVTYCLYTSSHIDVSESDWDMLVQYYYEELRSTLAKLNYQKKVPSLTEFNVQIILRGMYAASMGIITQSSRMLENVSENGLADLIRDDKAEHRLNMLLNPKVIPTIIKLLKYFDRRGYYEGDDFQY, from the exons atGTCGTCTGAAACAGAGACTGAATCAAACCATAATAAAATGCAATTGGCCTGTCCGTGGATTAATAGCAGCCTCTTCGAAGAATTATTACGCAAAGATTTTCCCGCATCAGACATAATTGTTCATGATTATCGTTTAAAACCGGCTCTTGCAAGAGGAGAAAATTATGCTAGCCAAATGATCAGAGCCGAAGTGAATTACTCGATGAACGGTGAAAATAAGCAGATTCGATTTATTATTAAGGCAGCATTAGCCAAAGATGCACTTAAACAGCTATCCGATGAAATGAAAGGAATTTTCTATACCGAAATTGCAATGTACAATGACGTGCTAACCAAAGTCCATGACTTATTAAAAGCGAGTGGcgagaaaatttcgttttatggAAG atgttATGCGTCGAGCAGGGAAAACGCATACCTGATTTTCGAAGACCTTACTGACAGAGGATTCAGAAACGTCGATCGACGAATAGGACTTGATATTTCGCACTGCAAATTAGTTCTAAGTACATTGGCTAAGTATCATGCTGCGACAGCAGTTCTAGTTGAAAAG GAACCATCACTTAAAAAGCATTTTGATCAACATGGAACAGTAACAGGATCCGATTTTATAAGGAAGTTGGTGTCCAATTTCCTCATAGCTCAAGcagaattttgtaagaaacAACCGGGTCTCGAAAAGCTCGCCGAAAAATTCAATATCGTCAAAGACACCATTTACGATCGTATAGCAGCATCGTGTGCTCGAGATGACAATGATTTGAATGTAATTTTGCATGGCGATGTATGGTCGAACAACATTATGTTCAAATACGGCGACAACGGTGAAGTTGAGGACACTGTTTTGGTCGACTTTCAAATTTGCTACTATGGACCGCCGGTTTTGGACGTTACATATTGTCTGTACACATCGTCGCACATTGATGTCAGTGAATCGGATTGGGATATGCTCGTTCAGTACTACTATGAAGAACTGAGGTCGACGTTAGCTAAATTGAACTATCAGAAAAAGGTCCCATCGTTGACGGAGTTCAATGTTCAGATAATACTGAGAGGAATGTATGCGGCATCTATGGGAATTATTACTCAGAGTAGTCGAATGTTAGAAAATGTCAGTGAAAATGGTTTAGCTGATCTCATACGTGATGATAAAGCCGAACATCGATTGAATATGTTGTTAAATCCAAAAGTGATACCAACAATCATCAAGCTTTTGAAGTACTTTGACCGAAGAGGTTACTATGAAGGCGATGATTTTCAGTATTAA